TCAAGAAGGCAGCTTAACTCCTCGTCATCAGATGGCTTTTGCGTCTTTAAATAAAATCACCTTTTACAGTGACTACAGCAACAGTGTCAGTCTGGACAACATACAGCTTTTTCTGGAGAAAGAAGCGTGTGCAACCATTGGAAAACTGAAAAGGACATCATATTTTCACAAGGGGATCATTAAAAGGATGATTTCAGATATCAATGGTTCAGAAGGAATTATCTATTTTGAAGTTATTTTATCCTCAAAAGTAAATCGCAGCTCCCTTGCAGAAGTTGTATCATGTTTAAATAAGCTTCTTATCTCTGCCTGATAATCAAGGGCAGTAAAAGCCGGTGCAGAATGACTTGAATAAGTCTTGCACCGGCTTTTATTTAAATGGGTGGCTTAAAAAGCTTGAGTTTAATTAAAGTTTACGCAGGGATTCCTCTTCGTAAGGCCATAACCAATTTCCGAAAAAAACTAAGAACTCCCAAAACGAACGAATAATACCCATGGCGATTCTCCTTTCCTATTAAAACAATAAAAATATCTGATAATTCTGACTTATATTTATAGATTAATCTTATCTGGTTGGACTGAAGCTGTCAATAGCAAAGGAGTGAGTGTGACATTTATCACACCGATAGTATCATTGTGATCACGGTCCGAAAACCTGAATTGCCTTAAACTAACCTTAGTCAAAGGGAACACACAAATTTTTAAATAAAGGTTAGGAGGAAACAAATAATGAGTATGTTTTGTTATCAATGTCAGGAAACAGCCAAAGGAACCGGATGCACAATTAAAGGAGTTTGCGGCAAAAGTGAAAATGTGGTTAATTTGCAGGACCTTTTGGTCTACACCTTAAAGGGGATTGCCTTTTATGCCGTTGAAGCCCGCAAGCTGAATATTCTCCGGCCGGATATTGATAAATTCATCATGGAAAGTCTTTTCAGCACCATTACTAATGCCAATTTCGATAAAAACCGTTTTGTTGAACGAATCCAAGCAGGTCTCACCTTGAGGGACGGTCTTAAACAAGAAATTATGCAAGCTGGCGGAACTCTGCCCGAAGTCTTGCCCGAGGCAGCCACTTGGACAGGACCTGTGGATGAGTATGCAGCCAAAGCTGCTCTGGTGGGTATCTTAGCCACGGAAAATGAAGATATCCGATCACTCCGCGAACTCCTGACCTATGGACTGAAAGGGATGGCGGCTTATGCCGAACATGCCTATACCCTTGAGCATCAAGAAGCCGGGATCTTTGCCTTCATGGAGAAAGCCTTGGCTGCCACTCTCGACGACACCCTTGAAGTAGGGGATCTGGTAGCCCTCGTCTTAGAAGCCGGTAAATACGGCGTGGATGTTATGGCCCTCTTAGATAAAGCCAACACCTCCACCTATGGAAATCCGGAACTCACCAAGGTCAACATCGGCGTCCGCAGCAATCCGGCCATCTTAATCAGCGGACACGATTTGAAAGACCTGGAAGAACTGCTCATCCAAACTCAAGGCACAGGAGTGGATGTCTATACCCACGGCGAAATGCTCCCGGCCCATTATTACCCAGCTTTCAAAAAGTATGACCACTTTGTGGGCAACTACGGAAATGCTTGGTACAAACAAGATAAAGAATTCGAATCCTTTAACGGACCCATTTTCCTGACCACCAACTGCTTAGTGCCGCCTAAGGATTCTTATAAAGATCGCCTTTATACTACCGGAGTCGTGGGCTTCGAAGGGGTTAAGCACATCCCTGATCGAGCTGACGGTAAGAGCAAAGATTTCTCCGCCCTGATTGCTCATGCCAAAACCTGCCCGGCTCCCACGGAAATCGAGACCGGAGAAATCGTCGGCGGATTTGCTCACAATCAAGTCCTGGCCTTGGCCGACAAAGTCGTGGAGGCAGTAAAGTCAGGAGCCATTAAACGCTTCTTCGTCATGGCAGGCTGTGACGGCCGGATGAAGAGCCGGGATTATTACACGGACTTTGCCAAAGCTCTGCCCCAAGACACGGTGATCCTCACAGCAGGATGTGCCAAGTATAAATACAATAAGCTGAACCTGGGGGATATCGGAGGAATTCCCAGAGTACTGGATGCAGGACAATGCAACGACTCCTATTCCTTAGCCGTCATCGCCCTGAAACTGAAAGAAGTATTTGGCCTAGAAGATGTAAACCAACTTCCCATCTCCTATAACATTGCCTGGTATGAACAAAAAGCGGTGATTGTCTTACTGGCCCTCCTCCACTTAGGAGTGAAAAACATCCACTTAGGACCCACTCTTCCAGGTTTCCTATCCCCCAATGTGGTAAAAGTCTTAGTTGAAAACTTTGGTATAGCCGGTATTACCAATGTAGAAGATGATCTCAAAATCTTTATGGGCTAAGAACAAGTTGTTTTTTCCCGGTGGCTGCCTTCGATTGAAGGCAGTCTTTTTTGCTATTTTAAAAATCCCAAAACAATACTAATGAATAATAGCCCCGAAAGGCAGGGCAGCTTCGTCCACAGAAGCGAACCCATTACATGGAGAGGCGGTAAAGCCCACAAGCGGCTGTGGCCTGAAAAATCTGGTAGAGCTCTAGCGCCTGCCAAGTTTTTTAATTTTAGACCTGATACATAGAAAAACACTTCTAATGAAAAGCTAGAAGCAGGCAACTGTTTAATAAACCGGAGGTGTTTACTTGTGCGAAAGTGGGAAGATTTAACCAGAGACGAGAAAGAAATCATTAATACGATGAAAAACCAGGGAATAAGCCCTGATGATTTAATCCAGAGAATGAGAAACTCAGGGAGAATGGATGAACGTTCCTTGGAAGGCTTGAAAAAGGCCCTGGACGATATAAAACAGTTTTTAGTACACTAAATAATTTGACGAGTGTTAGTTAAGCACTCGTCTCTTCATTGTTAATACATGGAATATCGTCTATAATTAAATGGTATTATAAAAAGGGGGGATACAGACATGATTCTCACCACCACACCCTCAATTGAAGGGCATAAGATTACGGCCTATTTAGGCGTTATTACCGGGGAAGCAATCATGGGCGCAAATATTATGCGGGATATTTTTGCCAGTATCACTGATATTATCGGAGGGCGTTCCGGTGCCTATGAAGAAAAGCTGCATGATGCCCGGGAAATTGCTTTAAGAGAGTTAGAGGAACGTGCTTCAAGGCTGGGGGCTAATGCCGTTGTGGGAATTGATTTGGATTATGAAGTGATCGGTCAACACGGCAGCATGCTTATGGTCAGCGCTTCCGGCACTGCTGTTAGGATGGAGTAAGAGGTTAAGAAACAAACTACATAACAATAGCTTGAAAACATAGGTCCGGTTAAGAGCAGTGAAAAGCATCTTAACCGGTTTGCTATGTCCTTAGATTTGTTGGGAATTGAAACTAACTTGAAAGGGGTTAATCCTCTATGAAAATTGTTGCTATGGGAGATTCCCTTACTGAAGGATATCCTTATACTCGAAAAGAATCGTGGGTGACTTATTTAGAACAAGAACTTGGATGTGAAATGCTTAACAAAGGTATCAACGGAAATTTGACCCGGGATATGGCCAGGCGTTTTAAACGAGATGTTCTCGCTTTTAATCCTACCCACGCTACCATTCTGGGCGGAACCAATGACGCTTATGCAGGATACCCATTAGAAAGTGTAAGTTCTAATTTATTAGAGATGGTGACCATGTGTCAGGAGAGGGGAATTATTCCTATCCTCGGCATGCCCATTCCCATCTTGGTTCCTGAAGAAGAAGCACTTCTCAGTCAATACCGGAACTGGGTCAATGATTTTGCTCAAAGCAACGGATTGATAAAGCTTGATTTTTATACTCCTTTCCAAAAACGCGTTGAAGCGGATGGAGGGTTAGGGTTATATGCGGATGAAGTCCATCCCAATATTACGGGATATCAATTCATGGGTGAAATCGCCTCTCAGGAATTGAAGGCTTTTTTAAAGTAAAAATTCTCATAGGCAATGCATTAATCCAGCCAACTTTGGAATTATAAATTTTATGAAAAATGATGAAGGGAGCTGAGGTTACTTGCCGGAAATTCCTGAAATGGAGATCTATGAGCATTACTTGAATCAATTGGTAAAAAACAAAAAAATTTCCAGGGTTAATGTTTTACGTTTAAAAAGCATTAACCTTGAAAGTACCGTATTTTCCTCGCAAGTAATGAATAAGCAGATAACGGGGATTGAACGTCAGGGCAAATTCCTTATCTTTCATCTTGATGATGATAACTATCTATTGACCCATATGATGCTGGATGGCAGGCTTTTTTATATTACTAATGAGGATATTAACCAATCCATGGTAATGCAGAGCAGTGCTGAAGATCTAAAAGAAATGATTAAGGATTTGCCGGGAAAGCCAAGTGTTGTATTTGGATTAGACGATGGTTCAACACTATTTTTTTGTAATCTAACCTTAGGCTATTTATATTACCTGGGCAAAGATGAACTTGAGAAAAAGCTTCAGGAATTAGGGAGAGATCCCCTGGACCCATCTTTTCAAGCTCAGGAATTTGCTCAATTACTTGAGGGAAAACGCGGGAAAATTAAACCCTGGCTAATGAATCCCAGAAATATTTCCGGAGTCGGCAATGCTTATTCAAATGAAGCACTGTTTCAAGCGGGGATTTTACCAACAAGAGTCATTTCCGCAATAAGTGT
This Desulfosporosinus orientis DSM 765 DNA region includes the following protein-coding sequences:
- the hcp gene encoding hydroxylamine reductase, which translates into the protein MSMFCYQCQETAKGTGCTIKGVCGKSENVVNLQDLLVYTLKGIAFYAVEARKLNILRPDIDKFIMESLFSTITNANFDKNRFVERIQAGLTLRDGLKQEIMQAGGTLPEVLPEAATWTGPVDEYAAKAALVGILATENEDIRSLRELLTYGLKGMAAYAEHAYTLEHQEAGIFAFMEKALAATLDDTLEVGDLVALVLEAGKYGVDVMALLDKANTSTYGNPELTKVNIGVRSNPAILISGHDLKDLEELLIQTQGTGVDVYTHGEMLPAHYYPAFKKYDHFVGNYGNAWYKQDKEFESFNGPIFLTTNCLVPPKDSYKDRLYTTGVVGFEGVKHIPDRADGKSKDFSALIAHAKTCPAPTEIETGEIVGGFAHNQVLALADKVVEAVKSGAIKRFFVMAGCDGRMKSRDYYTDFAKALPQDTVILTAGCAKYKYNKLNLGDIGGIPRVLDAGQCNDSYSLAVIALKLKEVFGLEDVNQLPISYNIAWYEQKAVIVLLALLHLGVKNIHLGPTLPGFLSPNVVKVLVENFGIAGITNVEDDLKIFMG
- a CDS encoding heavy metal-binding domain-containing protein, with the protein product MILTTTPSIEGHKITAYLGVITGEAIMGANIMRDIFASITDIIGGRSGAYEEKLHDAREIALRELEERASRLGANAVVGIDLDYEVIGQHGSMLMVSASGTAVRME
- a CDS encoding SGNH/GDSL hydrolase family protein, translated to MKIVAMGDSLTEGYPYTRKESWVTYLEQELGCEMLNKGINGNLTRDMARRFKRDVLAFNPTHATILGGTNDAYAGYPLESVSSNLLEMVTMCQERGIIPILGMPIPILVPEEEALLSQYRNWVNDFAQSNGLIKLDFYTPFQKRVEADGGLGLYADEVHPNITGYQFMGEIASQELKAFLK
- a CDS encoding Fpg/Nei family DNA glycosylase, translating into MPEIPEMEIYEHYLNQLVKNKKISRVNVLRLKSINLESTVFSSQVMNKQITGIERQGKFLIFHLDDDNYLLTHMMLDGRLFYITNEDINQSMVMQSSAEDLKEMIKDLPGKPSVVFGLDDGSTLFFCNLTLGYLYYLGKDELEKKLQELGRDPLDPSFQAQEFAQLLEGKRGKIKPWLMNPRNISGVGNAYSNEALFQAGILPTRVISAISVEEKQALFRSLVEIINESIRLGGDMEEPFADWDDFTGGYNAHFKVYAREGVPCVNCREPIQKSEVGGRNSYFCPLCQK